A single genomic interval of Haloterrigena salifodinae harbors:
- a CDS encoding SDR family NAD(P)-dependent oxidoreductase: MVSIDQATALITGGGSGIGRETALEFARRGTRVVVADLDVDGGEETVATIEDDGGDAIFVEADVTDPESARAMVDTTVEEYGRLDCAFNNAGIGGERATVDEYPAESWHGVIDVNLNGVFNCLTAEIAQMQSQDAGGAIVNNASVLGKVGFETSSAYAAAKHGVLGLTKSAALENGETGVRINSVCPGFIETPLLEENMTEEERDQIAGMHAMNRLGTPEEVANAVAWLCSDEASFVTGAAFGVDGGYLSQ, from the coding sequence ATGGTTTCGATCGACCAGGCGACCGCACTGATCACCGGCGGCGGATCGGGAATCGGACGGGAGACGGCCCTCGAGTTCGCGCGGCGCGGAACGCGCGTCGTCGTTGCCGATCTGGACGTCGACGGCGGCGAGGAGACGGTCGCGACGATCGAGGACGACGGCGGCGACGCGATCTTCGTCGAGGCGGACGTGACCGATCCGGAATCGGCCCGGGCGATGGTCGATACCACCGTTGAGGAGTACGGACGACTCGACTGCGCGTTCAACAACGCTGGAATTGGCGGCGAGCGGGCCACCGTCGACGAGTACCCCGCCGAGAGCTGGCACGGCGTCATCGACGTCAACCTGAACGGCGTGTTCAACTGTCTGACTGCCGAGATCGCCCAGATGCAGTCACAGGACGCGGGCGGCGCGATCGTGAACAACGCCTCGGTTCTCGGGAAGGTCGGGTTCGAAACCTCCTCGGCGTACGCTGCTGCCAAACACGGCGTTCTCGGACTCACGAAAAGCGCCGCCCTCGAGAACGGCGAAACCGGTGTTCGGATCAACAGCGTCTGCCCCGGCTTCATCGAGACGCCGCTTCTCGAGGAGAACATGACCGAGGAAGAGCGTGACCAGATCGCGGGGATGCACGCGATGAATCGGCTCGGGACGCCCGAAGAAGTCGCGAACGCCGTGGCGTGGCTGTGTAGCGACGAGGCGTCGTTCGTCACCGGAGCGGCGTTCGGCGTCGACGGCGGCTATCTCAGCCAGTAG
- a CDS encoding isopentenyl phosphate kinase, producing MIVLKLGGSVITDKDRPETLDGEALERAADAVAAALDGGVEDLVIVHGGGSFGHHNASEHGVTTAEGTRDAGAALDIHGAMTTLNRFVLSRLLERGVEAVPVHPFSAGHRDIEGNLELPTGQVATLLAEGFVPVLHGDLIAHAGAGATVVSGDELVAELARDLEADRIGLCSTVPGVLDDDDAVIDRIAAYEDVAGVLGESAATDVTGGMAAKVRALLVLEAEASIFGLEDLEVFLAGDEPGTTIDSS from the coding sequence ATGATCGTCCTGAAACTCGGCGGCAGCGTCATCACCGACAAGGACCGACCCGAGACGCTCGATGGCGAGGCCCTCGAGCGGGCCGCCGACGCGGTCGCTGCGGCCCTCGACGGCGGTGTCGAGGACCTCGTGATCGTCCACGGCGGCGGCAGCTTCGGCCACCATAACGCCAGCGAGCACGGGGTCACGACCGCCGAAGGGACCCGCGACGCCGGCGCCGCGCTCGACATCCACGGGGCGATGACGACCCTGAACCGGTTCGTCCTGAGCCGACTGCTCGAGCGCGGCGTCGAGGCGGTTCCGGTCCACCCGTTCTCGGCGGGCCACCGAGATATCGAGGGCAACCTCGAGTTGCCGACCGGGCAGGTTGCTACGCTGCTCGCAGAGGGGTTCGTCCCCGTGCTCCACGGCGATCTGATCGCCCACGCTGGTGCGGGAGCGACCGTCGTCAGCGGCGACGAACTCGTGGCGGAGCTAGCCCGCGACCTCGAGGCCGACCGGATCGGCCTCTGCTCGACGGTGCCGGGCGTGCTGGACGACGACGATGCGGTGATCGACCGCATCGCGGCCTACGAGGACGTCGCCGGCGTGCTGGGCGAGAGCGCGGCGACCGACGTCACCGGCGGCATGGCCGCGAAGGTACGAGCGTTGCTGGTCCTCGAGGCCGAGGCCTCGATCTTCGGCCTCGAGGACCTCGAGGTGTTCCTCGCCGGCGACGAGCCGGGGACGACGATCGACTCGTCGTAG
- the mvk gene encoding mevalonate kinase, with protein sequence MAVSSAPGKVYLFGEHAVVYGEPAVPCAIELRARVDVEQRADSKLRVHAEDLSLDGFTVEYAGEPEGRPDVDVSESLLNAAMGYVDSAIEQVRSVTGEDDVGFDVTIESDIPLGAGLGSSAAVAVAAIDAGTRELGTTLEIDDLAERAYRTEHEVQGGQASRADTFCSATGGAVRVEGDDCRSLEAPELPIVIGFDGGAGDTGELVAGVRGLREEYDFAADTVEAIGDIVRRGEDALAAGDIEELGRLMDFNHGLLSALGVSSRTLDSMVWAARDAGAMGAKLTGAGGGGCIVSLDNTNETETALSYTPGCEDAFRAELAETGVARLE encoded by the coding sequence ATGGCAGTCTCGAGCGCTCCCGGGAAGGTGTACTTGTTCGGGGAGCACGCGGTGGTTTACGGCGAGCCCGCGGTTCCGTGTGCGATCGAGTTACGGGCGCGGGTCGACGTCGAGCAACGGGCGGACAGCAAACTCCGAGTCCACGCCGAGGACCTGAGCCTGGACGGCTTCACGGTCGAGTACGCCGGCGAGCCCGAGGGGCGACCCGACGTCGACGTCTCGGAGTCGCTGCTCAACGCCGCGATGGGCTACGTCGACAGCGCGATCGAGCAGGTCCGGTCGGTTACCGGCGAGGACGACGTCGGATTCGACGTCACCATCGAGAGCGACATCCCGCTCGGTGCGGGGCTGGGCTCCTCAGCGGCGGTCGCCGTCGCCGCCATCGACGCCGGCACCCGCGAACTCGGCACGACCCTCGAGATCGACGACTTGGCCGAACGCGCCTACCGAACGGAACACGAGGTCCAGGGGGGACAGGCCTCCCGTGCCGACACGTTCTGCTCAGCTACGGGCGGCGCCGTCCGCGTCGAGGGCGACGACTGCCGCTCGCTCGAGGCGCCGGAACTCCCGATCGTGATCGGCTTCGACGGCGGCGCGGGCGATACGGGCGAACTCGTCGCGGGCGTTCGCGGCCTCCGCGAGGAGTACGACTTTGCGGCCGACACGGTCGAAGCCATCGGCGACATCGTCCGGCGCGGCGAGGACGCTCTCGCCGCGGGCGATATCGAGGAACTCGGTCGGCTGATGGACTTCAATCACGGACTCCTCTCGGCGCTCGGCGTTTCCTCGCGGACGCTCGACTCGATGGTCTGGGCGGCCCGCGACGCCGGCGCCATGGGCGCGAAGCTGACGGGTGCCGGCGGCGGCGGCTGCATCGTCTCGCTGGACAACACCAACGAGACCGAGACGGCGCTGTCGTACACGCCCGGTTGCGAGGACGCCTTCCGCGCCGAACTCGCCGAGACGGGGGTGGCCCGACTCGAATGA
- a CDS encoding thiamine-phosphate synthase family protein — translation MSLVLPSELVVDRFLPTVRAMLATRLADRGMTQQEIATKLGVTQAAVSKYVSGESGGDDRFRDHPETVATVDRIADGLAGGEMDGYDALSELLALIRDLEDRGPICELHEEEMPALRGLGCDLCVRGLDPDVRAERDVLANVRTAARTLASIPEMAAAVPNVGTNVGMALPDAHDETDVAAVPGRIYEIGRRIEIPANPEFGASKHVATAILAARSIDPEVRGAVNVATDDALLEAARELGYDPLEFDADYEDRGEHLRDRFAERGSVPRVAYHRGAFGIEPITYVFGPTATDAAELVSDLLAEAA, via the coding sequence ATGTCTCTCGTCCTGCCGAGCGAACTCGTCGTCGACCGCTTTCTCCCCACCGTGCGGGCGATGCTGGCGACTCGCCTCGCCGACCGCGGCATGACCCAACAGGAGATCGCAACGAAGCTCGGCGTCACACAGGCCGCCGTCAGCAAGTACGTCAGCGGCGAGAGCGGCGGCGACGACCGCTTTCGTGACCACCCCGAGACCGTCGCCACCGTCGACCGCATCGCCGACGGCCTCGCCGGCGGCGAGATGGACGGCTACGACGCGCTATCGGAGCTTCTGGCGCTGATCCGCGACTTAGAGGATCGCGGCCCGATCTGCGAGCTCCACGAAGAGGAGATGCCCGCGCTGCGCGGGCTGGGCTGTGATCTCTGCGTCCGCGGCCTCGACCCCGACGTCCGCGCCGAACGCGACGTCCTCGCGAACGTCAGGACGGCCGCCCGGACCCTCGCCTCGATCCCGGAGATGGCCGCGGCCGTCCCGAACGTGGGGACCAACGTCGGGATGGCTCTCCCCGACGCGCACGACGAGACCGACGTGGCCGCCGTTCCCGGCCGGATCTACGAGATCGGTCGCCGGATCGAAATCCCCGCCAACCCGGAGTTCGGCGCCTCGAAACACGTCGCGACGGCGATCCTCGCCGCCCGCTCAATCGATCCCGAGGTCCGCGGCGCGGTCAACGTCGCGACCGACGACGCGCTCCTCGAGGCCGCGCGCGAGCTCGGGTACGACCCCCTCGAGTTCGACGCCGACTACGAGGACCGGGGCGAACACCTCCGGGACCGGTTCGCCGAGCGCGGGAGCGTTCCGCGGGTGGCTTACCACCGCGGGGCGTTCGGCATCGAGCCGATCACCTACGTCTTCGGCCCGACGGCAACCGACGCGGCCGAACTGGTCAGCGACCTACTTGCGGAGGCGGCCTGA
- a CDS encoding glycosyltransferase: MIPLDHELLCGEPDGWLGLGLTQLRYESGPMTIKEAAACNVPVVSRDVGFAREVLEPVSDSHVVADDDALQPRLADVLAGNRRSDGRAHVSGYTVDEMGARLRAVYQRCLENEA; this comes from the coding sequence ATGATTCCCCTCGATCACGAACTGCTCTGTGGGGAGCCCGACGGCTGGCTTGGACTGGGGCTGACGCAGTTGCGCTACGAGAGCGGACCGATGACGATCAAGGAGGCTGCGGCCTGTAACGTTCCAGTCGTCTCGCGCGATGTCGGCTTCGCCCGCGAGGTGCTCGAGCCCGTCTCCGACTCTCACGTCGTCGCTGACGACGACGCACTCCAGCCGCGACTGGCCGACGTGCTCGCGGGCAATCGCCGATCGGATGGGCGAGCGCACGTCTCCGGGTACACCGTTGACGAGATGGGAGCCCGACTGCGCGCCGTTTACCAGCGCTGTCTCGAAAACGAAGCGTAA
- the rpsB gene encoding 30S ribosomal protein S2, translated as MTDNDATQEGLDAAEEEIDEEPAEGPGPAAEEDVEPVDEQSADAEAAEADADAEPAADEEEEDAGPSLDDDVMSDEEADLLIPVEDYLGAGVHIGTQQKTSDMERFIHRVRTDGLYVLDVSKTDGRIRTAADFLANYDPEQILVTSSRQYGRFPAEKFAEAVGARARTGRFIPGTLTNPKYDGYIEPDVLVVTDPIGDAQAVKEAITVGIPVIAMCDSNNQVSNVDLVVPTNNKGRKALSVVYWLLANEVLDRRGAEPSYSLDDFESGV; from the coding sequence ATGACAGATAACGACGCAACCCAAGAAGGGCTCGACGCCGCCGAGGAGGAAATCGACGAGGAGCCGGCCGAGGGGCCGGGTCCCGCCGCCGAGGAGGACGTCGAGCCTGTAGACGAACAATCCGCCGACGCCGAGGCCGCGGAGGCCGACGCCGACGCCGAACCAGCCGCCGACGAGGAGGAAGAAGACGCCGGACCCTCCCTCGACGACGACGTTATGAGCGACGAGGAGGCCGACCTCCTCATCCCCGTCGAGGACTACCTGGGCGCCGGTGTCCACATCGGGACCCAGCAGAAGACCTCGGACATGGAGCGGTTCATCCACCGCGTCCGGACCGACGGTCTCTACGTGCTCGACGTCTCGAAGACCGACGGCCGCATCCGTACGGCCGCGGACTTCCTCGCCAACTACGACCCCGAGCAGATCCTGGTTACCTCGAGTCGCCAGTACGGTCGGTTCCCGGCGGAGAAGTTCGCCGAGGCCGTGGGCGCCCGCGCCCGCACCGGCCGCTTCATCCCGGGCACGCTGACCAACCCCAAGTACGACGGCTACATCGAGCCGGACGTGCTGGTCGTCACCGACCCGATCGGTGACGCCCAGGCCGTCAAGGAGGCCATCACGGTCGGCATCCCGGTCATCGCGATGTGTGACTCGAACAATCAGGTCAGCAACGTCGACCTGGTCGTCCCGACGAACAACAAGGGTCGCAAGGCCCTCTCGGTCGTCTACTGGCTGCTCGCCAACGAAGTCCTCGATCGACGCGGCGCCGAGCCGTCCTACTCGCTCGACGACTTCGAAAGCGGCGTCTAA
- the eno gene encoding phosphopyruvate hydratase, translating into MTLITDVRLRRILDSRGNPTVEADVVTESGGFGRAAAPSGASTGEYEAVERPPSEAIAAAREDAVPRLVGEAYAGNQREVDAALHAADGTDDFSEIGANSAVAISMAAAKAGADVLGAPLFQHLGGAFRGQNFPIPLGNVVGGGEHAADATDIQEFLVAPVGAPSVEDAVFANATVHSTVADLLEERDVPCGKGDEGAWAPSIDDSEAFEIVDEAVSIVQDEVGFNIGFGLDVAGAELYDSDAGTYEYSDRSRDTDEQIEYIAELVREYDLVYVEDPLDEDDYDAFADLTDEVGDQTLICGDDLFVTNTDRLVEGIDRGAANSILIKPNQIGTLTDAFDAIELAAQNGYDPVISHRSGETEDTTIAHLAVATDAPFIKTGAVGGERTAKLNELIRIADDAT; encoded by the coding sequence ATGACGCTCATCACTGACGTTCGCCTGCGTCGGATCCTCGACTCGCGGGGCAATCCGACCGTCGAGGCCGACGTGGTGACAGAAAGTGGCGGTTTCGGCCGCGCCGCGGCGCCGAGCGGCGCCAGCACCGGCGAGTACGAGGCCGTCGAGCGACCGCCCAGTGAGGCGATCGCCGCGGCCCGCGAGGATGCCGTCCCACGGCTCGTCGGCGAGGCCTACGCCGGCAACCAGCGCGAGGTCGACGCCGCACTGCACGCCGCCGACGGAACCGACGACTTCTCGGAGATCGGCGCCAACAGCGCGGTCGCCATCTCGATGGCCGCCGCGAAGGCCGGTGCCGACGTGCTCGGCGCGCCGCTGTTCCAGCACTTAGGCGGCGCGTTCCGCGGCCAGAACTTCCCGATCCCGCTCGGGAACGTCGTCGGCGGCGGCGAACACGCCGCCGACGCGACCGACATTCAGGAGTTCCTCGTCGCGCCCGTCGGCGCACCCAGCGTCGAGGACGCCGTCTTCGCCAACGCCACTGTCCACAGCACCGTCGCCGACCTGCTCGAGGAACGCGACGTTCCCTGCGGCAAGGGCGACGAGGGGGCGTGGGCGCCGTCGATCGACGACAGCGAGGCCTTCGAGATCGTCGACGAAGCGGTCTCGATCGTTCAGGACGAGGTCGGCTTCAATATCGGCTTCGGACTGGACGTCGCCGGCGCGGAGCTGTACGACAGCGACGCCGGTACCTACGAGTACAGCGACCGGAGCCGCGACACCGACGAGCAGATCGAGTACATCGCGGAGCTCGTCCGCGAGTACGATCTGGTCTACGTCGAGGACCCCCTCGACGAGGACGACTACGACGCCTTCGCCGACCTCACCGACGAAGTCGGCGACCAGACGCTGATCTGCGGCGACGACCTGTTCGTCACGAACACGGATCGACTCGTCGAGGGTATCGACCGCGGTGCGGCCAACAGCATCCTGATCAAGCCAAACCAGATCGGGACGCTGACCGACGCCTTCGACGCGATCGAACTCGCAGCCCAGAACGGCTACGATCCGGTTATCTCCCACCGCTCGGGCGAGACCGAGGACACGACGATCGCACACCTCGCCGTCGCGACCGACGCGCCCTTCATCAAGACGGGCGCCGTCGGCGGCGAGCGAACCGCCAAACTCAACGAGCTCATCAGAATCGCAGACGACGCGACATGA
- a CDS encoding DNA-directed RNA polymerase subunit K, whose translation MQQQQHNRYEKARILGARALQISYGAPVLVETDQSEPILIAAEEYDADALPFTVKRGYDRK comes from the coding sequence ATGCAACAACAACAGCACAACCGCTACGAGAAAGCACGCATCCTCGGCGCTCGAGCGCTGCAGATCTCCTACGGCGCGCCGGTGCTGGTCGAAACCGACCAGTCGGAGCCGATCCTCATCGCCGCCGAGGAGTACGACGCCGATGCGCTTCCGTTCACCGTTAAACGGGGGTACGACCGAAAATGA
- a CDS encoding DNA-directed RNA polymerase subunit N, producing the protein MMVPVRCFTCGNVVAEHWEEFDERANEGDEDPEKVLDELGVERYCCRRMLVSHRDLVDVVSPYQ; encoded by the coding sequence ATGATGGTACCGGTCCGGTGTTTCACCTGTGGCAACGTCGTCGCCGAACACTGGGAGGAGTTCGACGAACGAGCGAACGAGGGCGACGAGGATCCCGAGAAGGTCCTCGACGAACTCGGCGTCGAGCGCTACTGCTGTCGACGCATGCTCGTCAGTCACCGCGACCTCGTCGACGTCGTCTCCCCGTACCAGTAA
- a CDS encoding 30S ribosomal protein S9 encodes MVTNTSGKKKTAVARATVREGEGRVRINSKPVELVEPEMSRLKMLEPFRIAGEDLRSEMDIDIRVEGGGISGQADAVRTAIARGIVQHTNDAELRDAYMEFDRSLLVNDVRQSEPKKWGGPGARARYQKSYR; translated from the coding sequence ATGGTAACGAACACGAGTGGAAAGAAAAAGACCGCCGTCGCCCGCGCGACCGTTCGCGAGGGCGAGGGTCGCGTCCGAATCAACTCCAAGCCAGTCGAACTGGTCGAACCGGAGATGTCCCGGCTCAAGATGCTCGAGCCGTTCCGCATCGCCGGCGAGGACCTGCGCAGCGAGATGGACATCGACATTCGCGTCGAAGGCGGCGGCATTAGCGGACAGGCTGACGCCGTCCGCACCGCCATCGCACGCGGCATCGTCCAGCACACCAACGATGCCGAACTCCGCGACGCCTACATGGAGTTCGACCGGTCGCTGCTGGTCAACGACGTTCGCCAGTCCGAACCGAAGAAATGGGGCGGCCCGGGCGCTCGGGCGCGCTACCAGAAGTCCTACCGCTAA
- a CDS encoding 50S ribosomal protein L13 → MSIAEFDADVVVDARDCILGRVASEVAQRALDGESIAIVNAEDAIITGDKEDVFGTYRKRLQLQSDSGPYYPKRPDTIFKRSVRGMLPYKKPRGREALDSIRVYVGNPYEGDQEAEVLEGTSLDRLSNIRFVQLGEVSEQLGANVTW, encoded by the coding sequence ATGAGTATCGCGGAATTCGACGCAGACGTCGTCGTCGACGCCCGAGACTGCATCCTCGGTCGCGTCGCCAGCGAAGTCGCACAGCGCGCACTCGACGGCGAGAGCATCGCCATCGTCAACGCCGAGGACGCGATCATCACCGGCGACAAGGAGGACGTCTTCGGTACCTACCGCAAGCGACTGCAGCTGCAGTCCGACAGCGGTCCCTACTACCCGAAGCGGCCGGACACGATCTTCAAGCGCTCCGTTCGCGGCATGCTGCCGTACAAGAAGCCCCGCGGCCGAGAGGCGCTCGATAGCATCCGCGTCTACGTCGGCAACCCCTACGAGGGCGACCAGGAAGCGGAAGTGCTCGAGGGGACGTCGCTGGACCGGCTTTCGAACATCCGCTTCGTCCAGCTGGGCGAAGTCTCCGAACAGTTAGGTGCTAACGTCACATGGTAA
- a CDS encoding 50S ribosomal protein L18e, with product MSSKTNPRLNDLIAELKSTSRETDADVWRDVADRLEKPRRTHAEVNLGRIERYAREEETVVVPGKVLGSGALQKSVTVAAVNFSSSAETKIEQVGESVPLEQALEANPDGSNVRVIR from the coding sequence ATGAGTAGCAAAACTAATCCGAGGCTCAACGATCTCATCGCCGAGCTGAAGTCGACGTCCCGCGAGACGGACGCCGACGTCTGGCGAGATGTCGCGGATCGACTCGAGAAGCCCCGGCGCACCCACGCAGAGGTGAACCTGGGCCGTATCGAGCGATACGCACGCGAAGAAGAGACCGTCGTCGTTCCCGGCAAAGTGCTGGGCTCCGGCGCACTACAGAAATCGGTTACCGTCGCGGCCGTCAACTTCAGTTCCTCGGCCGAGACGAAGATCGAACAGGTTGGCGAATCAGTACCGCTCGAGCAGGCGCTCGAAGCAAACCCCGATGGATCTAACGTCCGGGTGATTCGATGA
- a CDS encoding DNA-directed RNA polymerase subunit D → MTEEYDVEFVERGEREARFLVRGVTPGFANGIRRAMLADVPTMAIDTVRFVENSSVMFDEQLALRLGLVPLTTPPEGEFGEDETVTLSIDVEGPATAYSGDLVSSDELVQPADQNVPIIDLKDDQRLEAEADAVVDYGKDHAKHQGGVAVGYRHLQQVEAVGDLPEFEDEESRIVRGVIEDDGELVPTSEFDHDLSNRYPGKEVEVEDVPNAFVFHVETDGSFSVEELVTRAADSIESRATELEDAVQL, encoded by the coding sequence ATGACTGAAGAGTACGACGTCGAGTTCGTCGAACGCGGGGAACGCGAGGCGCGGTTCCTCGTTCGGGGCGTGACCCCCGGGTTCGCCAACGGTATCCGGCGAGCGATGCTCGCCGACGTGCCGACGATGGCGATCGACACCGTCCGATTCGTCGAGAACTCGTCGGTCATGTTCGACGAGCAGCTCGCGCTCCGGCTCGGGCTCGTTCCGCTGACGACGCCGCCGGAAGGCGAGTTCGGCGAGGACGAGACCGTCACGCTCTCGATCGACGTCGAAGGGCCGGCCACGGCCTACTCGGGCGATCTCGTCTCCAGCGACGAGCTCGTCCAACCGGCCGACCAGAACGTCCCGATCATCGACCTCAAAGACGACCAGCGCCTCGAGGCCGAGGCCGATGCCGTCGTCGATTACGGGAAGGACCACGCCAAACATCAGGGCGGCGTGGCCGTCGGCTACCGACACCTCCAGCAGGTGGAGGCCGTCGGCGACCTCCCCGAGTTCGAGGACGAAGAGTCCCGAATCGTTCGGGGCGTCATCGAGGACGACGGCGAACTCGTTCCCACGAGCGAGTTCGATCACGACCTCTCGAACCGGTATCCGGGGAAGGAGGTCGAGGTCGAGGACGTGCCCAACGCCTTCGTCTTCCACGTGGAGACGGACGGCTCCTTCAGCGTTGAAGAACTGGTCACGCGAGCCGCCGACTCGATCGAGTCCCGGGCGACCGAACTCGAAGACGCAGTACAGCTATAG
- a CDS encoding 30S ribosomal protein S11, whose translation MSQDDEKWGIAHVHASFNNTVMTVTDLTGAETIAKSSGGTAVKQNRDEASPYAAMQMAESVAEEVKAAGITGLHVRVRGPGGNLQKSPGPGAQATIRALARSGIEIGRIEDVTPIPHDGSRAPKGKGGY comes from the coding sequence ATGAGCCAGGACGACGAAAAGTGGGGCATCGCCCACGTGCACGCATCGTTCAACAACACCGTCATGACCGTGACCGACCTCACGGGCGCGGAGACGATCGCCAAGTCCTCCGGCGGGACGGCGGTCAAGCAGAACCGCGACGAGGCGTCGCCGTATGCGGCCATGCAGATGGCCGAGTCCGTCGCCGAGGAGGTCAAGGCGGCCGGCATCACGGGTCTGCACGTTCGCGTGCGCGGCCCCGGCGGCAACCTTCAGAAGTCCCCCGGACCGGGCGCGCAGGCGACGATTCGCGCGCTCGCCCGCTCCGGTATCGAGATCGGTCGCATCGAAGACGTCACGCCGATCCCGCACGACGGATCGCGCGCACCGAAGGGTAAGGGCGGCTACTAG
- a CDS encoding 30S ribosomal protein S4, whose product MPLGTDTKQYETPNHPYQGERIATEHSLVDRYGLSNKEELWRAQSELRSYRREARELLGQAQDDETVQRRSDEFLGRLKRVGILDESNELGDILSLEIEDILERRLQTVVYRNGLANTTQQARQYITHGHIVIGDQRHRVPSYVVDVDEEDLVAFDENSPLADELHPERAEGQ is encoded by the coding sequence ATGCCACTCGGCACTGACACCAAACAATACGAGACGCCGAACCACCCATACCAGGGCGAACGCATCGCCACCGAGCACTCGCTGGTCGACCGTTACGGGCTCTCGAACAAAGAAGAGCTCTGGCGCGCCCAGTCCGAGCTTCGCTCCTACCGGCGCGAGGCCCGCGAACTCCTCGGTCAGGCCCAGGACGACGAGACTGTCCAGCGCCGCTCTGACGAGTTCCTCGGTCGACTCAAGCGCGTCGGCATTCTCGACGAGAGCAACGAACTCGGCGACATCCTGTCGCTCGAGATCGAGGACATCCTCGAGCGTCGCCTCCAGACAGTCGTCTACCGGAACGGGCTAGCCAACACGACCCAGCAGGCCCGACAGTACATCACCCACGGGCACATCGTGATCGGCGACCAGCGCCACCGGGTTCCGTCGTACGTCGTCGACGTCGACGAGGAGGACCTCGTCGCGTTCGACGAGAACAGTCCCCTCGCGGACGAACTCCACCCCGAACGAGCGGAGGGTCAGTAA
- a CDS encoding 30S ribosomal protein S13, translating into MSEEAPQEQEDDEDLQYFVRIGQTDLDGTKTVERSLSELNGVGRRTARLIADEADVDRTATFGRLDDDIIDEVVETVENYAEEVPDWLNNRQSDFYTGETTHEIGNDLQLTRQHDINRMKMIDSYKGTRHKRGQKVRGQRTKSTGRTEGTIGVNVEEIREEQAEEAAAEEDEGE; encoded by the coding sequence ATGAGTGAGGAAGCACCTCAAGAACAAGAGGACGACGAAGACCTCCAGTACTTCGTCCGCATCGGGCAGACGGACCTCGATGGGACGAAGACTGTCGAGCGTTCGCTGTCGGAGCTGAACGGTGTCGGTCGACGGACCGCCCGACTCATCGCCGACGAAGCGGACGTCGATCGAACGGCTACGTTCGGTCGACTCGATGACGACATCATCGACGAGGTCGTCGAAACCGTAGAGAACTACGCCGAGGAAGTTCCGGACTGGCTCAACAACCGCCAGTCGGACTTCTACACCGGCGAAACGACCCACGAGATCGGGAACGATCTCCAGCTGACCCGTCAGCACGATATCAACCGGATGAAGATGATCGACTCCTACAAGGGGACGCGCCACAAGCGCGGCCAGAAGGTTCGCGGTCAGCGAACCAAGTCCACCGGCCGAACGGAGGGCACCATCGGAGTCAACGTCGAAGAGATCCGCGAAGAACAGGCCGAAGAGGCCGCTGCCGAAGAGGACGAGGGTGAATAA